One genomic segment of Tripterygium wilfordii isolate XIE 37 chromosome 9, ASM1340144v1, whole genome shotgun sequence includes these proteins:
- the LOC120005999 gene encoding uncharacterized protein LOC120005999, with the protein MVGMQALAKFNMFVGYLGYFGVCYVIDMFASSSSSDDRNNNVRIKFLALASPYVNARRRRTTVRVSNPCRTCSLKGYDWVVDVLNGNPVRCHESFRMPVDVFKKLCRVLRDDYGLTCSNKIGIAEMVAMFVYILAHAQSNRDIQERFQHSGEPVSRLFHKVLKSILNMSKDIIKPRGNALHETPRYIREHPKVEYRICFKDCIGALDGSHVSAIVIEENRQKFTGRKGVPTQNILAVCDFDMMYTYVSAGWEGSTHDSQVLDHYLRVEKLKFFKPPSRYANKTGFLAPYKGEMYHVPVFQSGMPASGPREVFNKAHSKLRNVIEWTFGVTKKSGGYWVQCLLLNLRHKQRL; encoded by the exons ATGGTGGGAATGCAGGCTCTAGCTAAGTTCAACATGTTTGTTGGATATTTGGGTTATTTTGGTGTTTGTTATGTTATTG ATATGTTTGCTAGTAGTAGCAGTAGTGATGACAGGAATAACAATGTTCGAATTAAGTTTCTAGCTTTAGCCTCCCCCTATGTCAATGCACGTAGAAGAAGGACAACTGTTCGAGTCAGTAATCCATGTAGAACTTGTTCTTTGAAGGGATATGATTGGGTTGTGGATGTGCTCAATGGAAACCCTGTACGATGTCATGAATCTTTTAGAATGCCTGTTGATGTTTTTAAAAAGTTATGCAGGGTGTTAAGAGATGACTATGGATTGACTTGCTCAAACAAGATTGGCATAGCTGAGATGGTTGCTATGTTTGTATATATCCTTGCGCATGCTCAATCTAATCGGGATATACAAGAGCGTTTCCAACACTCTGGAGAACCTGTAAGTCGCCTTTTCCATAAGGTATTGAAGTCTATTTTAAACATGTCAAAGGATATAATAAAACCTAGGGGCAATGCACTCCATGAAACCCCTAGGTACATTAGGGAGCATCCGAAAGTTGAATATCGCATATGTTTTAAAGATTGTATTGGGGCATTGGATGGTAGCCATGTCTCGGCTATTGTCATTGAAGAGAATAGACAGAAATTTACTGGGAGAAAAGGAGTCCCAACGCAAAATATTCTAGCCGTATGTGATTTTGATATGATGTACACATATGTTTCTGCTGGGTGGGAGGGATCGACTCATGATAGTCAAGTATTGGACCATTATCTGCGTGTTGAGAAGTTGAAGTTTTTCAAGCCACCCTCCAG ATATGCGAACAAGACAGGTTTTCTTGCACCATACAAAGGAGAGATGTACCATGTCCCTGTATTTCAGAGTGGAATGCCTGCTTCTGGACCCCGGGAGGTTTTCAATAAAGCGCACTCAAAACTGAGAAATGTCATTGAATGGACATTTGGGGTTACAAAGAAAAGTGGCGGATATTGGGTTCAATGTCTTCTTTTGAATTTAAGACACAAGCAAAGATTGTGA
- the LOC120006001 gene encoding uncharacterized protein LOC120006001, which yields MNDSDDSLDRLSSNTGDTGRTCSICQKKFTSFNVFFRHLRVHMVDPRDTLFQSNFTYEISTEVVKETTLEQQSTPTLLNMAWESLLKTTQAGTSSVANEEKIEDRKQASSSSTTLGFDLNLHPPEVSPPHPHGSSLTSGRGVIKNFDLNMP from the coding sequence ATGAACGACTCTGATGATTCACTAGATAGGCTCTCCTCCAATACTGGTGATACAGGACGCACCTGTTCTATATGCCAAAAGAAATTTACCTCCTTCAATGTTTTTTTTAGGCATCTCCGAGTCCACATGGTGGATCCGAGGGATACTCTTTTCCAATCAAATTTCACTTATGAGATTTCAACAGAGGTCGTCAAAGAAACCACCCTGGAACAACAATCCACTCCCACACTACTGAATATGGCGTGGGAGTCTCTACTAAAAACGACTCAAGCTGGTACTTCTAGTGTGGCTAACGAAGAAAAGATTGAAGACAGAAAACAAGCGAGCTCATCAAGTACAACACTTGGTTTTGATTTAAACCTTCATCCGCCGGAAGTATCACCGCCGCATCCGCATGGTTCTTCGCTCACAAGTGGGAGGGGCGTGATTAAGAATTTCGATCTCAATATGCCTTAA
- the LOC120005134 gene encoding uncharacterized protein LOC120005134, which translates to MTLHLCLHLNFVVHHCSPVELRVRPSLVHNTTRKGKGIVVDADFDLIKWDIVNTKMFLDMLSKWKKKNMGMLKWDKIADEFKKVSGYTCTAQKLKSKHDNLKQNWQLFNRLMTVETGLGFNFETGKVEATDDWWTARIQENPNVKKFCNNGLPLRQEQAKLWGGNTATGDDCISPAIANESGCGSTFDDDCYTPQPVQADLENIPEEISTGTSPVKARTPYQHSTSIGKGRKRKKVVEEINDLNLKNCV; encoded by the exons ATGACGCTCCATCTATGCTTGCATCTGAACTTCGTCGTCCATCACTGCTCTCCAGTTGAGTTGCGAGTCCGACCTAG TTTAGTCCACAACACGACTAGGAAAGGGAAGGGAATTGTAGTGGATGCTGATTTTGATTTGATAAAATGGGACATTGTGAATACAAAAATGTTTCTGGATATGCTATCAAagtggaagaagaaaaacatggGTATGTTAAAGTGGGATAAAATTGCTGATGAGTTCAAGAAAGTTAGTGGTTACACCTGCAcagcacaaaaattgaaatccaaGCAtgacaatttgaaacaaaattggCAACTATTCAATAGGCTCATGACTGTAGAGACTGGATTGGGTTTCAATTTTGAGACAGGCAAGGTGGAGGCAACCGATGACTGGTGGACTGCTAGAATACAG GAGAATCCGAACGTCAAAAAGTTCTGCAATAACGGATTGCCATTGCGTCAAGAGCAAGCTAAGCTGTGGGGTGGCAACACTGCCACTGGAGATGATTGTATTTCTCCAGCTATAGCTAATGAATCTGGATGTGGGTCTACATTTGATGATGATTGTTATACCCCACAGCCTGTGCAAGCAGATTTAGAGAACATACCTGAAGAGATATCAACTGGTACATCTCCTGTGAAAGCAAGGACACCATATCAACATTCTACTTCTATCGGAAAAGGCCGGAAGAGGAAGAAGGTTGTTGAAGAGATTAATGAcctgaatttaaaaaattgtgtCTAG